One genomic segment of Synechocystis sp. LKSZ1 includes these proteins:
- a CDS encoding glucosidase, protein MTNNPERQRLLEARDPQTPWKKWGPYLSERQWGTVREDYSENGDAWNYFTHDQARSRAYRWGEDGLGGISDDHQVLCFALALWNGNDPILKERLFGLNNSEGNHGEDVKEYYFYLDSTPTHSYMKYLYKYPQAAFPYEDLVRTNQQRSREELEYELLDTGIFDDDRYFDIFVEYAKADVEDILIKISVCNRGPEAAPLHLLPTLWFRNTWSWADASSKPLLQKIGHAEQSIIHAHHTDPLFQEFLSDYYLYCEGPVPLLFTENETNQARLFGELNASPYVKDGINNYVVHRQEEAVNPAQNGTKVCPHYQLIVPAGGTEVVRLRLSRSTPTQLSQPFSRFEALVQARLQEADVFYDSITPTQMTETFPERAILMRQALAGMLWTKQYFYYDVDKWLEEHNVTPWSGPEQRHRVRNGEWFHAYCDDIISMPDKWEYPWFAAWDLAFHMLPLSNVDSDFAKAQLDLMLRNDYLHPNGQIPAYEWNFGDVNPPVHAYATMQIYLMDKARNDGQGDIDFLKYAFSKLLVNFTWWVNRKDRGGNNVFEGGFLGLDNIGVFDRSSPLPTGGYLEQADGTAWMVFFSQQMLRIAVELAMHDPLYEEFVSKFFEHTMWIAGAMDRLGEHQDEMWDEEDGFFYDVLRLPDGTAFRLKVRSMVGLLPLAAVAIFEAADLTKVPNFVKRAQQFYRRHPELLANMHLPSQPGTGGRRMLSVFTEEKLRRVLARMLDENEFLSPYGIRSLSRYHQEHPFVFVHNGQEFRVDYLPGDSNSGMFGGNSNWRGPVWMPVNFVLITALYRLYAFYGDDFKVECPTGSGQYMTLFEVADELGDRLTHIFLPDENGRRPVYGSSEKFQTDPYWKDYILFYEYFHGDNGAGIGASHQTGWTGCIARIIQIMGEITTDMFTTAEGEIAVMKKMGK, encoded by the coding sequence ATGACGAACAACCCCGAACGCCAACGTCTCCTCGAGGCCCGTGACCCCCAAACCCCTTGGAAAAAGTGGGGCCCTTACCTCAGTGAACGGCAGTGGGGAACGGTGCGGGAAGATTACAGTGAGAATGGAGATGCCTGGAACTACTTTACCCATGACCAAGCCCGCTCCCGAGCCTATCGTTGGGGGGAGGATGGCCTAGGGGGAATTAGTGATGATCATCAAGTCCTTTGTTTTGCACTGGCCCTATGGAATGGTAATGATCCTATCCTGAAAGAACGGTTGTTTGGTCTCAATAATAGCGAAGGAAACCATGGGGAAGATGTCAAGGAATACTATTTTTATTTGGATAGTACGCCTACCCATTCCTACATGAAATATCTCTACAAGTATCCCCAGGCCGCTTTTCCCTACGAAGACCTGGTGAGGACGAATCAACAACGTAGTCGAGAGGAGTTGGAATACGAACTACTGGATACAGGTATTTTTGACGATGATCGTTATTTCGATATTTTTGTGGAGTATGCCAAAGCCGATGTAGAGGACATTTTAATCAAGATTAGTGTTTGTAATCGAGGGCCAGAAGCAGCGCCTCTACACCTCCTACCAACCCTGTGGTTTCGCAATACCTGGTCTTGGGCTGATGCTAGTTCTAAGCCGCTCCTGCAAAAAATTGGTCATGCAGAACAAAGCATTATCCACGCCCACCATACGGATCCCCTATTCCAGGAATTTCTATCGGATTACTATCTCTACTGTGAGGGCCCTGTTCCCCTCCTATTTACAGAAAATGAAACCAACCAGGCCCGTCTTTTTGGCGAACTCAATGCCAGTCCCTACGTCAAGGATGGCATCAACAATTATGTCGTCCATAGACAAGAGGAAGCGGTCAATCCGGCTCAAAATGGGACAAAAGTCTGTCCCCACTATCAACTGATCGTGCCTGCCGGCGGAACGGAGGTTGTTCGTTTGCGGTTGTCTCGCTCAACACCAACGCAACTCAGTCAGCCCTTTAGCAGATTTGAGGCCCTAGTCCAAGCTCGTTTGCAAGAAGCCGACGTCTTTTACGACTCGATTACACCGACCCAGATGACAGAAACATTCCCCGAGCGAGCTATTCTGATGCGGCAGGCCCTGGCCGGGATGCTCTGGACAAAGCAGTATTTCTACTACGACGTCGATAAGTGGCTAGAGGAACACAATGTGACCCCTTGGTCAGGCCCGGAGCAACGACACCGAGTTCGTAATGGCGAATGGTTTCATGCCTATTGTGATGACATCATCTCGATGCCGGATAAGTGGGAGTATCCTTGGTTTGCCGCCTGGGATCTGGCCTTTCACATGTTGCCCTTGTCGAATGTAGACTCGGATTTTGCTAAGGCACAGTTGGATTTGATGCTCCGCAACGACTACCTGCATCCTAATGGTCAAATCCCAGCCTACGAGTGGAATTTTGGCGATGTCAACCCTCCAGTGCATGCCTACGCCACCATGCAGATTTACCTCATGGATAAGGCTCGCAATGACGGTCAGGGAGATATTGACTTCCTCAAGTATGCCTTTTCTAAACTGCTGGTCAACTTTACCTGGTGGGTCAACCGCAAGGACCGGGGCGGCAACAATGTGTTTGAAGGGGGTTTTTTAGGGTTGGATAACATTGGTGTGTTTGATCGTAGTTCCCCACTCCCCACAGGCGGTTATCTAGAGCAAGCAGACGGCACGGCCTGGATGGTTTTTTTCAGTCAGCAGATGCTACGGATTGCTGTAGAGTTAGCCATGCATGACCCGCTTTATGAAGAATTTGTAAGCAAGTTTTTTGAGCATACCATGTGGATTGCGGGGGCCATGGATCGCCTTGGAGAACATCAGGATGAAATGTGGGACGAAGAAGATGGTTTCTTCTATGATGTCCTGCGTTTGCCCGATGGTACAGCTTTTCGCCTCAAGGTACGGTCCATGGTGGGACTACTCCCCCTAGCGGCCGTGGCTATTTTTGAAGCGGCGGACTTGACCAAGGTACCCAACTTTGTCAAACGTGCTCAACAATTTTATCGCCGTCATCCCGAATTACTAGCCAATATGCATTTACCGAGTCAACCGGGGACAGGGGGGCGGCGGATGTTGTCTGTGTTTACTGAAGAGAAATTGCGCCGTGTTTTGGCTCGCATGTTGGACGAAAATGAATTTCTTAGTCCCTATGGTATTCGTTCCCTTTCCCGTTACCATCAGGAGCATCCCTTTGTCTTTGTTCACAATGGTCAGGAATTCCGAGTGGACTACTTGCCTGGGGATTCTAATTCGGGGATGTTTGGCGGCAATTCTAACTGGCGGGGCCCCGTCTGGATGCCCGTCAATTTTGTACTGATAACAGCACTCTATCGGCTCTATGCTTTCTACGGAGACGACTTCAAGGTGGAATGTCCTACCGGTTCGGGACAGTATATGACCCTGTTTGAGGTGGCCGATGAACTCGGCGATCGCCTAACTCACATCTTTCTGCCCGATGAAAATGGTCGTCGTCCCGTCTATGGCAGTTCGGAAAAATTCCAAACGGATCCGTACTGGAAGGACTATATCCTTTTCTACGAATACTTCCATGGCGACAATGGGGCAGGCATCGGTGCAAGTCACCAAACCGGCTGGACGGGTTGCATTGCCCGCATTATTCAGATCATGGGGGAGATCACCACAGATATGTTTACGACGGCAGAGGGAGAGATAGCTGTCATGAAGAAAATGGGCAAGTAA